Genomic window (Oncorhynchus mykiss isolate Arlee chromosome 21, USDA_OmykA_1.1, whole genome shotgun sequence):
CTGTGTTAAGAAAGACTGAATTATGAAGGTAAAATGGTAACATTCATCAGTGTAACAATCTAACGTTATAGCAGGTACACTGGCCTAGAAATTCATACAGTATACAGATACGTTTCATTATGCACAGCACACTTCTGGTATGATGGTGTTTATCTAGCGAGAACAATACAAACCTACACGTAGAAGAGCAGCTAGCTGGTTAACCTatctggtagctagctagccagcagcaTTTCACTTACTTTAGTTTAGTTGTTGTCTCTTGTTAACTTATTGCAAGCCTTAATCATTTCACACCATACAGTTCATGTTAACTAAAGAGGTCTTAATTGCAAGTAGAGATGGTTGAAGATTTCCACGTATTACAATCGAGAAGTAGAAGAGGCTTTGACAGAAGCTAGATGGTCAACAAAATGTTATCAAATAGTTGACTTCAACTACGGAAAGAGATTAGCGTTCTGACGTCAACTACGGAAAGAGATTAGCGTTCTGACTTCAACTACGGAAAGAGATTAGCGTTCTGACTTCAACTACGGAAAGAGATTAGCGTTCTGACTTCAACTACGGAAAGAAATGAGCGTTCTGACTTCAACTACGGAAAGAAATGAGCGTTCTGACTTCAACTACGGAAAGTCAAAAAAGACTAATACAGGAAAATAATAACCACAAATGTTTTCAAAAAATAAAACTATGCTAGGACATTAGGGAACGTGTATTTGTTAGGAACGACTATAATATGGTGTTATCCAAGATCAATGTTTCAATCCATTAAAAAATAAACGcgatacatttaaaaacatttacagCTGCGTCATTATTCAGTTTTCCAAAAACGCGTTTTGTACGGACGCCTCTGAGTTGCCGTAGTTGTAGTTTGTTGGTTCAGAACAGAATCAGACACTGctgaaatataagtgaaataaacagcTAGCTACATAATCATATCATGAGTCGATCGTACAATGACGAGTTACAATATTTGGACAAGATTGACAAGAACTGCTGGCGAATCAAGAAAGGTTTCGTCCCAAATATGCAGGTGATTAGCTAAAACGAACTTAAATGGAATGAATTAACGTTAGCACATGTCCGTAGTTTGATAGCTTCAGACGTGGCTTGTTACTATCCAGCTTGACTCTGTTATTGTTGCTGTTGTCTTTTGTATGTAGATAAGGTGTAAGAGCATAGTAGCTACCTAATTTAGCTAACCTAATATGGCTTATGGACTTGACAGCTCATCAAATCCTTCCCCTTTGATTCCAGGTGGAAGGGGTGTTTTACGTCAACGAGTCCCTGGAGAAGCTGATGTTTGAGGAGCTGCGTAACGCGTGTAAAGGAGGAggtagacaacaacaacaacaacacatgatGCCATGTTAACAGACAAGCCCGCTCCTGTATTGTTTTCCTCGTTGATTTGACTgatttggttgttgttgttgtcgttgttgtCGTCAGGTTTTGGCGGGTTTCTCCCTGCCATGAAACAGATTGGAAACGTTGCAGCTCTGCCGGGTATAGTCCATGTAAGTAGATG
Coding sequences:
- the yt6j gene encoding UPF0027 protein F16A11.2 (The RefSeq protein has 1 substitution compared to this genomic sequence); the encoded protein is MSRSYNDELPYLDKIDKNCWRIKKGFVPNMQVEGVFYVNESLEKLMFEELRNACKGGGFGGFLPAMKQIGNVAALPGIVHRSIGLPDCHSGYGFAIGNMAAFDMSDPNAVVSPGGVGFDINCGVRLLRTNLDEGGFAQTSHGRGSGVVQKRV